The proteins below are encoded in one region of Scophthalmus maximus strain ysfricsl-2021 chromosome 4, ASM2237912v1, whole genome shotgun sequence:
- the LOC118302750 gene encoding coiled-coil domain-containing protein 81-like, with translation MTDILRLVSGANRKDLPTLSLLSDNDINSIWADVSAYIERQMTLQKGVHLAGLGTFTFSQQRLDLGNKVTTIQRPIFLLAGKLLQSLGLKQTRPLAAATHLPVVQLNFAAVSQETPFSRDVVEGCVRETLLLLFRALASEQNVFVTFQGIGRLSFTNNKVRMKFNGDFINAMDGTGRLLLAFNNRPGSSVSLMSGGVSRLQRPQTANPIALPTVCSPQPDDKAGDKDGWCSSPAPDQRNAGVPQQRESESHQTLQPARMTAVRLFEELNPIPAMEAKDKPAALTSPPEVAPKLEEPCVKASCSGHARAGQELCYLCMQRARRNVPVYLRKQQQAEEKARDKLLLLKEQQRDIQLMEEEQAKLNEQREHSKQVSTFNLQMSEKIRKTCPLDPTSFIFPARPLTPVRSIQQHRYMKDLQSQIESRRQHEARDQQNRLLMEQIDQVQLVQEIASQKAQHLQQKYERTKNYKSALDTQLGDKKCTDPPESQADDSGFNRCETAGSNAESRERAHKLFQVNFSAAAQRKTEELHSRQAQLEKDREMLKNNRTALILDRVKRFEKKRDVSRSLEHEWSRSVNLKHQREDEERRFLRSAGQLLVDKLAQYKRCCQCKRRTTNSGESNIWKDSYYLSGSQYMI, from the exons ATGACGGACATACTGCGGCTGGTGTCAGGGGCGAACAGGAAGGACTTACCGACACTGTCCCTGCTCTCCGACAATG atATTAACTCTATTTGGGCTGATGTATCTGCCTATATTGAACGCCAGATGACCTTACAGAAG GGGGTCCACCTGGCAGGATTGGGGACCTTCACCTTCTCTCAGCAGAGGCTGGACTTGGGAAACAAGGTCACCACGATCCAGAGACCCATCTTCCTCCTGGCTGGGAAACTGCTCCAGTCTCTGGGTCTAAAGCAGACCAGGCCACTGGCTGCAG CAACACACTTGCCAGTGGTGCAGCTAAACTTTGCTGCCGTGTCCCAAGAGACTCCTTTCAGTCGAGACGTAGTGGAGGGCTGCGTCAGAGAAacgctcctgctcctcttcagaGCTTTGGCCTCTGAACAAAACGTATTTGTCACATTCCAGGGAATTGGACGTCTGTCCTTCACTAACAACAAG GTTCGGATGAAGTTCAACGGAGACTTTATTAATGCCATGGACGGGACTGGTAGGCTGCTGTTAGCCTTTAACAAC AGACCTGGAAGCAGTGTCTCTTTAATGTCCGGTGGAGTGTCCAGGCTCCAGAGGCCACAGACTGCCAACCCCATTGCCCTGCCAACTGTCTGCTCTCCTCAGCCAGACGACAAAGCCGGTGACAAAGACGGATGGTGCTCGTCACCAGCCCCAGACCAGCGGAATGCAGGAG TTCCCCAACAGAGAGAATCTGAATCCCACCAGACACTGCAACCTGCCAGGATGACAGCTGTCCGCCTCTTTGAGGAATTGAATCCAATACCCGCTATGGAGGCCAAAGACAA GCCCGCTGCCCTCACCTCACCGCCAGAGGTCGCTCCCAAATTGGAGGAACCCTGTGTGAAAGCTAGCTGCTCAGGCCACGCCCGTGCTGGACAG GAGCTGTGCTACCTGTGTATGCAGCGGGCCCGGAGGAATGTTCCCGTGTACCTGAGGAAGCAGCAACAGGCAGAGGAGAAAGCTCGGGATAAACTCTTACTGCTTAaagaacaacagagagacaTACAGCTCATGGAGGAAGAACAG GCAAAGCTGAATGAGCAACGTGAGCATTCAAAACAGGTTTCTACGTTCAACCTACAGATGTCGGAGAAGATAAGGAAGACTTGTCCTCTGGACCCT ACATCGTTCATCTTCCCGGCTCGCCCCCTGACTCCTGTCAGGAGTATTCAGCAGCACCGTTACATGAAGGATCTTCAGAGCCAGATAGAGAGCCGACGGCAACACGAGGCTCGGGACCAACAGAACCGTCTCCTAATGGAGCAAATAGACCAGGTCCAGCTGGTCCAGGA gaTAGCTTCGCAGAAGGCTCAGCATCTCCAGCAGAAATACGAGAGAACTAAAAATTACAAGAGCGCTCTGGACACTCAG TTAGGGGACAAGAAGTGCACAGACCCTCCAGAGAGCCAGGCTGACGACTCCGGGTTCAACCGCTGTGAGACAGCAGGCAGCAACGCAGAGAGCCGAGAGAGGGCGCACAAG CTCTTCCAGGTAAAtttcagtgctgctgctcagaggaaAACGGAAGAACTGCACAGCCGCCAGGCACAGCTGGAGAAAGACAGGGAAATgctcaaaaacaacagaacggC ACTAATACTGGACCGCGTTAAACGCTTTGAGAAGAAGCGGGACGTCAGCAGGTCATTAGAGCACGAGTGGAGTCGCAGTGTGAATCTCAAACACCAgcgagaggatgaggagagacgCTTCCTGAG
- the LOC118302874 gene encoding interleukin-1 receptor type 1-like, with the protein MRGVITMMVKMLLLPLLSLLMLLPGVFPLRAGEIHSKAGEMVTLWCPGYTSFHRGDAKLVWTSHTAQRTYVTNNMSSAELTQMGVLVHGGSLVIPSVSVHHQGNYSCSVGNASNQFWLTLTVNTAQSREYEERTKYSKTCYTQQSCKLTCPDLDSPDVNTPNITSNGITWHKEGEPLPNVDFPSVEEKHGGVYTCTRSYLYHGQMYNMTYTVALDVKPKKIVKPAVIISPRNADVFHADLGATLTIDCQAVTYSVFDGVYWLTGKSLVKKNAKLPVFSSDERECNGEKVKMTTSLVFNKVSEEDLSKNYTCKLRSVSQKSSFVTITLSKTVSKIGTVGILGQLYNKISHWFISIANIHSPAGCSRFGAHHPGPAKIYVKAGGMVALQCPLNINHNGDAKPMWTSFTNHKVDLTNKSSAEQRQMGVLLHGMSLVVIGASVNHQGNYSCSLGNASSQFWFTLRVNTAQSGETFEKTCYTRQSCELKCPEINIPDVNTPNITRYGITWHKEGESLPNMVYFPSVEGKHRGVYTCTRSYLYHGQMYNMTFTVELDVKPKKIEKTAVIISPRNADVFNVDLGSTLTIECKAVAYSDFDKLYWLSGKSIVEKNANLTVFSSDKRENNGKEVNMTSSLVFRKVSEEDLAKNYTCKLGSVSQKTSFVTIILQKARHLRMPLALSTVGIVLVMTVTVVAYVKLKIHITLFLRDTLGCHRSTADGKSYDAFLMCYKSNADAGLSDRDRKWLESVLEERFGYSLCLYDRNVLPGKPVADAVLDCIEESRTVVLVPVSSDPGLGSSLLSAIHAALVERQTRLIFIKTETTEVSTTGSLPEALQLVSEAGDCVTWKGVSSMPPSSAFWKRLCYYLPASRQAPKLRHQPQTI; encoded by the exons ATGAGAGGTGTGATCACGATGATGGTGAAAATGCTCCTGCTGCCTCTACTCTCCCTCCTGATGTTGTTGCCAG GTGTGTTTCCCCTCAGAGCCGGAGAGATCCATTCCAAGGCAGGTGAGATGGTGACGCTGTGGTGCCCTGGTTACACAAGCTTTCATCGCGGTGATGCCAAACTGGTCTGGACGAGTCACACAGCACAGAGGACGTATGTGACCAACAACATGTCTTCGGCTGAGCTGACGCAGATGGGTGTGCTGGTTCATGGAGGGAGCCTTGTGATTCCCAGTGTGTCTGTACACCATCAAGGGAATTACTCGTGCTCTGTGGG GAATGCAAGCAACCAGTTCTGGTTAACCCTGACAGTTAACACAGCACAATCCAGAGAGTATGAAGAGAGGACCAAGTACTCTAAGACATGTTACACACAACAGTCCTGCAAATTAACTTGCCCTGACTTAGATAGCCCTGATGTAAATACCCCAAATATCACCAGCAACGGCATCACATGGCACAAG GAGGGTGAGCCGTTGCCAAACGTGGACTTTCCAAGTGTGGAAGAGAAACACGGTGGTGTTTACACCTGTACCAGATCTTACCTGTATCATGGTCAAATGTATAATATGACCTATACAGTGGCACTTGATGTCAAACCAAAGa AAATTGTGAAACCTGCAGTGATCATTTCACCTCGCAATGCTGATGTGTTTCATGCTGATCTGG GCGCAACACTGACGATAGATTGTCAAGCTGTGACCTATTCAGTCTTCGATGGGGTGTACTGGCTGACTGGGAAATCATTGGTGAAGAAAAACGCCAAGTTGCCAGTTTTCTCCAGTGACGAACG GGAATGTAATGGTGAAAAAGTCAAGATGACGACATCTCTGGTCTTCAACAAAGTGTCGGAGGAGGATCTATCGAAAAACTATACCTGTAAACTGAGATCTGTTTCCCAAAAATCGAGCTTTGTCACCATCACACTGTCCAAAACAGTTTCTAagataggtacagtaggtaTCTTAGGCCAACTGTACAACAAAATTTCCCACTGGTTCATTAGCATAGCAAACATACAttca CCGGCGGGATGCAGTCGTTTCG GTGCACACCACCCGGGACCTGCGAAGATATATGTAAAGGCAGGTGGGATGGTGGCGCTGCAGTGCCCACTGAATATTAATCATAACGGTGACGCCAAACCGATGTGGACCAGCTTTACCAACCACAAGGTGGATCTGACCAACAAGTCGTCAGCTGAGCAGAGGCAGATGGGTGTGCTGCTTCATGGGATGAGCCTCGTTGTTATCGGTGCATCTGTAAATCACCAGGGGAACTACTCATGCTCTCTGGG GAATGCAAGCAGCCAGTTCTGGTTCACCCTGAGGGTTAACACAGCTCAGTCCGGAGAGACATTTGAAAAGACATGTTACACACGACAGTCCTGTGAATTAAAGTGCCCTGAAATAAATATCCCAGATGTAAATACCCCAAATATTACCAGATACGGTATCACATGGCATAAG GAGGGTGAGTCATTGCCAAACATGGTTTACTTCCCAAGTGTGGAAGGGAAACACCGTGGTGTTTACACCTGTACCAGATCTTACCTGTATCATGGTCAAATGTATAATATGACCTTTACAGTGGAACTTGATGTCAAACCAAAGA AAATTGAGAAAACTGCAGTGATAATTTCACCTCGCAATGCTGACGTGTTTAATGTAGATCTGG GCTCAACACTGACCATAGAGTGTAAAGCTGTGGCCTACTCAGACTTTGATAAGTTGTACTGGTTGAGTGGGAAATCAATTGTGGAGAAAAACGCCAACCTGACAGTTTTCTCCAGTGACAAACG AGAAAATAATGGTAAAGAAGTAAATATGACCTCATCTCTGGTCTTCAGAAAAGTGTCAGAGGAGGATCTCGCAAAAAATTATACCTGCAAACTGGGATctgtttcccaaaaaacaaGCTTTGTCACCATTATACTTCAAAAAG CTCGCCATTTGCGCATGCCCCTGGCTCTCAGCACTGTGGGCATCGTGCTAGTGATGACCGTGACAGTGGTCGCCTATGTGAAGTTGAAAATTCACATCACTCTTTTCTTGAGAGACACGCTTGGCTGCCATAGAAGCACCGCAG ATGGAAAAAGCTACGATGCCTTTTTGATGTGTTACAAGAGCAACGCAGACGCAGGACTAAGCGATCGGGACAGAAAATGGCTGGAGAGTGTTTTGGAAGAGAGGTTTGGTTACAGTCTCTGTCTTTATGACCGCAACGTCTTACCGGGGAAAC CTGTAGCTGATGCAGTGCTAGACTGCATAGAGGAGAGCCGGACAGTGGTTTTGGTTCCCGTCTCCTCAGATCCTGGTCTAGGGTCCAGCTTGCTGAGTGCCATCCACGCAGCCCTTGTGGAGCGGCAGACGCGCTTGATTTTCATCAAAACTGAGACAACGGAAGTGTCCACAACGGGTTCCTTACCTGAGGCCCTACAACTTGTCAGTGAGGCTGGAGACTGTGTCACCTGGAAGGGCGTGAGCTCCATGCCGCCCTCCTCCGCCTTCTGGAAACGGCTATGCTATTACCTACCCGCCTCGCGGCAAGCACCAAAACTAAGACATCAACCACAGACAATCTAG